The genome window AATTTGGCAAAATATTTTATAACAAAATCAATTTCGTGTTTTTTCGCGTATTCCGTGGACTATGAATATTTTATTCCCCAAAGGTGATAACAAATCCAGAGCGATAAATAAAAGTAAGAAAAACAGATAACGAAAGGAATTTTAGATGAAACAAAAATCAATAATTATTATTCTAATGCTAGCAATTATCATCACCGGATGTAGTTTGGTCGGAATTTATCCTGCCAAAAGTATCATCGAGAAAACCCCTGTGAAATACCAAAAGGGAATTTCCCAAACTTTAGAGAAAGCCGGAAAAAATAAGAAAGAACTACTGAAGGTTTTATATCATTATCAGAACAATCCTCAAAAATTGGAGGCTGCTGCCTTTCTTATTGCAAATATGCAAGATCATCAATTTGCAGATGTAATCATTGTGGACTCGTTAGATAACGAAATCGTATTCGATGTTCTGGATTTTGAAAATTATCATAAAATTGTTGATTATCTTGATTCTCTAGAAACAACGCAGGGAGAGCTACATTGGAAAGTAAATGAGCGACGAAAAGATGCGGAAACCATCTCTTCGGAATTGCTCATCAAACACATTGATTTGGCAGTAACAGCTTATGAAACTTTGCCGTGGACTCATGAACTCGGCTGGAAAACTTTTATGGAATTTGTACTTCCCTACCGTGGATCTTCCGAACCTCTTTCTGATTGGAGAACGTACTTTTGGAATGAATTTTCCGCTTTTCGTGATTCTACTTCAGATCCTATCACTTTGGCAAATTTGATTAACAACAAATGCCGTGAGATGTTCAAATTCAAAGATGTTTATTATCTTCATCCCACAGATCAAAGTTTGGAAGAAATGTTGGAAACAGGTTATGGGCGTTGCGAAGATATGACAAATTTTACGATTTATGCAACTCGGGCAAACGGATTGGCTGTAACCAGCGATTATACTCCTCACTGGCCAGATGGCTCAAACAATCACGCCTGGAATGCAATTATTCTATCCGAAGACAAAGCAATTCCATTTATGGGAGCAGAAGCAGATCCGGGTGAATATTCTCTCGGTAGAAAAGTAGCAAAAGTTTATCGGAAATT of Candidatus Cloacimonadota bacterium contains these proteins:
- a CDS encoding transglutaminase-like domain-containing protein; protein product: MKQKSIIIILMLAIIITGCSLVGIYPAKSIIEKTPVKYQKGISQTLEKAGKNKKELLKVLYHYQNNPQKLEAAAFLIANMQDHQFADVIIVDSLDNEIVFDVLDFENYHKIVDYLDSLETTQGELHWKVNERRKDAETISSELLIKHIDLAVTAYETLPWTHELGWKTFMEFVLPYRGSSEPLSDWRTYFWNEFSAFRDSTSDPITLANLINNKCREMFKFKDVYYLHPTDQSLEEMLETGYGRCEDMTNFTIYATRANGLAVTSDYTPHWPDGSNNHAWNAIILSEDKAIPFMGAEADPGEYSLGRKVAKVYRKLFFEEENSLGSKMGEGEKAPPWLSGKNYRDVTDQYTETTDVNIVKLESEKKWAYLAVFNSNKWKAIQWAEIDSSGNAVFTSMGKDIAYLPMYYVQIDSADSTKDKSDDDKPKYELKSAGNPFILTEAGSIEKFDDLELDLRPIIKDSIIIKKIAKNIKVKPEINYEFFIWENGNWNSLQDSIKVDTTAVGDSLIFDHYFQNSLYKLQDDEDNEEVRIFTIEERKQKIW